The following proteins are encoded in a genomic region of Amia ocellicauda isolate fAmiCal2 chromosome 6, fAmiCal2.hap1, whole genome shotgun sequence:
- the cfap97d2 gene encoding uncharacterized protein cfap97d2 yields the protein MLALKAVWKARANLFILPRCSHGNPPQGRAAFPQTPSPAAAQPHSRTATPHPHSPHSRTATPQPHSRTAAQLHRSRTAAQPHSYTAAAQPAQLHRSRTDTPQPHSPHSPHSYTAAAQPAQPAQLHRSRTARTAAQLHRSRTARTARTATPQPHSPHSRTATPQPHSRTARTAAQLHRIAGGEMQHRAYQPVLPCGNKYLQQKWDRADYDAHRRKVKSAKPTLNTTSPQSYGHMELKMKKLQLEVERLTIIQRDNNMLLGKISYIMRSTGRIDNRNDYEYKSLGREKRQQELLRITRENESILERISRCGPQYTSEKWREDWRRTEKLRESIARYPRSWNSAGPNKTKPKSSKKTKEVQKDKERETDLNGEREDGPDRPQERCATEVDRQEEGEGSPATQKPEETHDQTAHNSDQEDTDQE from the exons ATGCTTGCCCTTAAA GCTGTTTGGAAAGCCAGAGCAAATCTATTCATCCTCCCTCGCTGCAGCCATGGCAACCCTCCACAAGGACGAGCTGCCTTCCCGCAGACTCCGAGCCCAGCCGCCGCGCAGCCGCACAGCCGCACAGCTACACCGCATCCGCACAGCCCGCACAGCCGCACAGCTACACCGCAGCCGCACAGCCGCACAGCCGCACAGCTACACCGCAGCCGCACAGCCGCACAGCCGCACAGCTACACCGCAGCCGCACAGCCTGCACAGCTACACCGCAGCCGCACAGATACACCGCAGCCGCACAGCCCGCACAGCCCGCACAGCTACACCGCAGCCGCACAGCCCGCACAGCCCGCACAGCTACACCGCAGCCGCACAGCCCGCACAGCCGCACAGCTACACCGCAGCCGCACAGCCCGCACAGCCCGCACAGCTACACCGCAGCCGCACAGCCCGCACAGCCGCACAGCTACACCGCAGCCGCACAGCCGCACAGCCCGCACAGCCGCACAGCTACACCGCATCGCCGGCGGAGAGATGCAGCACCGCGCCTACCAACCCGTGCTTCCATGTGGAAACAAATATCTACAGCAGAAATGGGACCGAGCGGACTATGACGCGCACAGGAGAAAG gtGAAGTCCGCAAAACCTACGTTGAACACGACCTCGCCTCAATCATACGGCCACATGGAACTTAAAATGAAAAAGCTGCag CTGGAGGTAGAGCGCCTGACTATTATCCAACGAGACAATAACATGCTTCTGGGGAAGATTTCTTACATTATGAGGTCCACGGGTCGTATTGACAACAGGAATGACTACGAATATAAAAG TCTGGGCAGAGAGAAGAGGCAGCAAGAGCTGCTGCGCATCACCAGGGAGAACGAGAGCATCTTGGAGCGGATCTCCCGCTGTGGGCCGCAGTACACCTCAGAGAAGTGGCGCGAGGACTGGCGCCGGACTGAGAAGCTCCGGGAGAGCATCGCACGGTATCCCCGCAGCTGGAACAGCGCCGGCCCCAACAAG accaAACCCAAGTCCTCCAAGAAAACAAAGGAAGTCCAGAAAGACAAGGAAAGAGAAACAGATctgaatggagagagagaagacggTCCTGATCGGCCACAGGAGAGGTGTGCCACAGAAGTAGACCgacaggaagagggagagggcagCCCTGCAACACAGAAACCGGAGGAAACGCACGATCAGACCGCACACAACAGTGACCAAGAGGACACTGACCAAGAATGA
- the cdc16 gene encoding cell division cycle protein 16 homolog isoform X1, translated as MNLDRLRKRVRHYIDQQQYQSALFWADKIASLSHEDPQDIYWLAQCLYLTSQYHRASHALRSRKLDKAYGACQYLAARCHYAAKEYQQALDILDMEELASKKLLDKTSAKEDNGIKEAAKDWGMSSSSINSSICLLRGKIYDAMDNRPLATSSYKEALKLDVYCFEAFDLLTSHHMLTAQEEKDFLESLPLSQQCTGEEQELLRFLFESKLKKYNKPSETVIPDTVNGLQDNLDVVVSLAERHYYNCDFKTCYKLTSMVMVKDPFHANCLPVHIGTLVELSKANELFYLSHKLVDLYPNSPVSWFAVGCYYLMVGHKNEHARRYLSKATTLERTYGPAWIAYGHSFAVESEHDQAMAAYFTAAQLMKGCHLPMLYIGLEYGLTNNSRLAEKFFSQALSIAPEDPFVMHEVGVVAFQNEDLKLAEKLFLDAMEKIKAIGSEVTVDKWEPLLNNLGHVCRKLKKYDQALEYHRQALVLIPQHASTYSAIGYVHSLMGDFESAIDYFHTALGLKRDDTFSVTMLAHCIEMYIGDADAYIGTDIKDQLRSTLSTPALMKMLNHSSVDSSEFRPQPLEESGIMALETSPHPDKSTEAAPRPYVPLEFDMYESDMMLETSMSDTST; from the exons ATGAACCTGGACCGACTGCGGAAGCGTGTCCGTCACTATATCGATCAG CAACAGTATCAAAGTGCCCTGTTTTGGGCGGACAAAATTGCATCACTGTCTCACG AGGACCCCCAAGACATTTACTGGCTGGCACAGTGCCTTTACCTCACATCACAGTACCACAGGGCCTCTCATGCTCTCCGGTCACGCAAACTAGACAAG GCGTATGGTGCGTGTCAGTATCTTGCTGCTAGATGTCAT tatgctGCTAAAGAGTACCAGCAAGCTCTTGACATCCTTGACATGGAAGAGCTGGCTAGTAAGAAGTTGCTCGACAAAACAAGTGCAAAGGAGGATAATGGCATCAAAGAGGCTGCCAAGGACTGGGGCATGTCTTCCTCCTCA ATCAACAGCTCTATCTGCCTTCTGCGGGGGAAGATCTATGATGCCATGGACAACAGACCCCTGGCAACTTCCAGCTACAAAGAGGCCTTGAAGCTAGACGTGTACTGCTTTGAAGCCTTTGACCTTTTAACGTCACATCATATGCTGACAGCTCAAGAAG aaaaagaTTTTTTGGAGTCCCTTCCTCTAAGTCAACAATGTACAGGAGAAGAACAGGAACTGCTACGTTTTCTTTTTGAAAGTAAATTGAAAAAG TATAACAAACCCAGTGAAACAGTGATCCCGGACACAGTGAATGGCCTTCAGGACAACTTGGATGTTGTAGTTTCTCTAGCAGAGAGACATTATTATAACTGTGATTTTAAAACATGCTACAAACTCACGTCTAT GGTGATGGTCAAAGATCCATTCCATGCCAATTGCCTCCCAGTACACATAGGAACACTGGTAGAACTCAGCAAAGCAAATG AGCTATTTTACCTGTCACACAAATTGGTGGATTTGTACCCAAATAGCCCA GTGTCATGGTTTGCTGTCGGATGCTATTATTTAATGGTTGGTCACAAAAACGAGCATGCAAGAAGATACCTTAG TAAAGCCACCACTCTGGAGCGGACATATGGCCCTGCTTGGATTGCCTACGGGCACTCTTTTGCGGTGGAGAGTGAACATGACCAAGCCATGGCAGCTTACTTCACTGCTGCGCAGCTCATGAAGGG GTGCCATCTCCCAATGCTCTACATCGGTCTGGAGTACGGTCTGACCAACAACTCCAGGCTGGCCGAGAAGTTTTTCAGCCAGGCCCTCAGCATCGCTCCAGAGGATCCTTTTGTGATGCACGAAGTTGGAGTGGTGGCCTTCCAGAACGAAGA CTTGAAGTTGGCAGAAAAGTTGTTTCTTGACGCAATGGAGAAAATAAAAGCCATTGGAAGTGAG GTGACTGTGGATAAATGGGAACCACTGCTGAATAATCTCGGCCATGTTTGTCGAAAGCTCAA GAAGTACGACCAGGCTTTGGAGTATCATCGACAGGCTCTCGTGCTCATCCCCCAGCATGCTTCCACATACTCTGCTATTGGATATGTGCACAGCCTCATGGGAGACTTCGAGAGTGCAATTGACTATTTTCACACA GCTCTCGGTCTTAAAAGGGATGACACGTTTTCTGTGACGATGCTGGCGCACTGCATTGAGATGTACATTGGAGATGCCGACGCTTACATAG GGACTGACATCAAGGACCAGCTGCGCAGTACGCTGAGCACTCCGGCCCTGATGAAGATGCTCAACCACAGTTCGGTGGACAGCAGCGAGTTCAGGCCCCAGCCTCTGGAGGAGAGCGGCATCATGGCTCTCGAGACATCGCCCCACCCTGACAAATCCACCGAGGCTGCTCCACGGCCCTACGTGCCCCTGGAGTTTGACATGTACGAAAGCGATATGATGTTAGAGACCTCCATGTCTGACACCAGCACGTGA
- the cdc16 gene encoding cell division cycle protein 16 homolog isoform X2 — translation MEELASKKLLDKTSAKEDNGIKEAAKDWGMSSSSINSSICLLRGKIYDAMDNRPLATSSYKEALKLDVYCFEAFDLLTSHHMLTAQEEKDFLESLPLSQQCTGEEQELLRFLFESKLKKYNKPSETVIPDTVNGLQDNLDVVVSLAERHYYNCDFKTCYKLTSMVMVKDPFHANCLPVHIGTLVELSKANELFYLSHKLVDLYPNSPVSWFAVGCYYLMVGHKNEHARRYLSKATTLERTYGPAWIAYGHSFAVESEHDQAMAAYFTAAQLMKGCHLPMLYIGLEYGLTNNSRLAEKFFSQALSIAPEDPFVMHEVGVVAFQNEDLKLAEKLFLDAMEKIKAIGSEVTVDKWEPLLNNLGHVCRKLKKYDQALEYHRQALVLIPQHASTYSAIGYVHSLMGDFESAIDYFHTALGLKRDDTFSVTMLAHCIEMYIGDADAYIGTDIKDQLRSTLSTPALMKMLNHSSVDSSEFRPQPLEESGIMALETSPHPDKSTEAAPRPYVPLEFDMYESDMMLETSMSDTST, via the exons ATGGAAGAGCTGGCTAGTAAGAAGTTGCTCGACAAAACAAGTGCAAAGGAGGATAATGGCATCAAAGAGGCTGCCAAGGACTGGGGCATGTCTTCCTCCTCA ATCAACAGCTCTATCTGCCTTCTGCGGGGGAAGATCTATGATGCCATGGACAACAGACCCCTGGCAACTTCCAGCTACAAAGAGGCCTTGAAGCTAGACGTGTACTGCTTTGAAGCCTTTGACCTTTTAACGTCACATCATATGCTGACAGCTCAAGAAG aaaaagaTTTTTTGGAGTCCCTTCCTCTAAGTCAACAATGTACAGGAGAAGAACAGGAACTGCTACGTTTTCTTTTTGAAAGTAAATTGAAAAAG TATAACAAACCCAGTGAAACAGTGATCCCGGACACAGTGAATGGCCTTCAGGACAACTTGGATGTTGTAGTTTCTCTAGCAGAGAGACATTATTATAACTGTGATTTTAAAACATGCTACAAACTCACGTCTAT GGTGATGGTCAAAGATCCATTCCATGCCAATTGCCTCCCAGTACACATAGGAACACTGGTAGAACTCAGCAAAGCAAATG AGCTATTTTACCTGTCACACAAATTGGTGGATTTGTACCCAAATAGCCCA GTGTCATGGTTTGCTGTCGGATGCTATTATTTAATGGTTGGTCACAAAAACGAGCATGCAAGAAGATACCTTAG TAAAGCCACCACTCTGGAGCGGACATATGGCCCTGCTTGGATTGCCTACGGGCACTCTTTTGCGGTGGAGAGTGAACATGACCAAGCCATGGCAGCTTACTTCACTGCTGCGCAGCTCATGAAGGG GTGCCATCTCCCAATGCTCTACATCGGTCTGGAGTACGGTCTGACCAACAACTCCAGGCTGGCCGAGAAGTTTTTCAGCCAGGCCCTCAGCATCGCTCCAGAGGATCCTTTTGTGATGCACGAAGTTGGAGTGGTGGCCTTCCAGAACGAAGA CTTGAAGTTGGCAGAAAAGTTGTTTCTTGACGCAATGGAGAAAATAAAAGCCATTGGAAGTGAG GTGACTGTGGATAAATGGGAACCACTGCTGAATAATCTCGGCCATGTTTGTCGAAAGCTCAA GAAGTACGACCAGGCTTTGGAGTATCATCGACAGGCTCTCGTGCTCATCCCCCAGCATGCTTCCACATACTCTGCTATTGGATATGTGCACAGCCTCATGGGAGACTTCGAGAGTGCAATTGACTATTTTCACACA GCTCTCGGTCTTAAAAGGGATGACACGTTTTCTGTGACGATGCTGGCGCACTGCATTGAGATGTACATTGGAGATGCCGACGCTTACATAG GGACTGACATCAAGGACCAGCTGCGCAGTACGCTGAGCACTCCGGCCCTGATGAAGATGCTCAACCACAGTTCGGTGGACAGCAGCGAGTTCAGGCCCCAGCCTCTGGAGGAGAGCGGCATCATGGCTCTCGAGACATCGCCCCACCCTGACAAATCCACCGAGGCTGCTCCACGGCCCTACGTGCCCCTGGAGTTTGACATGTACGAAAGCGATATGATGTTAGAGACCTCCATGTCTGACACCAGCACGTGA
- the LOC136751795 gene encoding putative defense protein 3, whose protein sequence is MNRMEVKSQTALFLLLLCWVVAILSYPTGAPVGQCVMMTPNHSNATLSNMSSPYSVTVNASTYVLGGIIKVYINSSVPYRGILLEARDVNTSAIVGTWKDLSTNTKTLNCGLGTNNAVTHCNNTDKSGLVYTWVAPAKNGPNKVVFMATVVKIRVEYWIELKSSELTLATTGAAFGLKSSAFVTLSLLSLGLVHFL, encoded by the exons ATGAATAGAATGGAGGTTAAGAGTCAAACTGCGCTCTTCTTGCTATTGCTCTGCTGGGTGGTCGCAATACTGTCCTATCCCACTGGAGCCCCTGTGGGTCAATGTGTGATGATGACTCCAAACCATTCCAACGCGACCCTCTCCAACATGTCTTCTCCCTACTCAGTAACTGTGAATGCATCTACATACGTGCTCGGAGGCATTATAaaag TGTACATAAATTCATCAGTCCCCTATAGAGGTATTTTGCTGGAGGCTAGGGATGTCAACACTTCTGCCATTGTTGGCACTTGGAAAGATCTATCAACtaatacaaaaacattaaat TGTGGACTTGGAACCAATAACGCAGTAACTCATTGCAATAATACAGATAAATCTGGGTTGGTTTATACCTGGGTGGCCCCTGCAAAAAATGGCCCTAACAAAGTTGTATTCAT GGCTACTGTTGTCAAAATAAGGGTAGAATACTGGATTGAACTCAAATCTTCAGAGCTAACATTAG CTACCACTGGAGCGGCCTTTGGGCTGAAAAGCAGTGCCTTTGTTACTTTGTCACTGTTGTCATTGGGTCTTGTCCATTTTCTCTGA
- the upf3a gene encoding regulator of nonsense transcripts 3A isoform X1 — translation MRSEKELLTGGRERRIVEIQFRDLPRDQDGIPTNTKHKEEKKEVFTKVVIRRLPPNLSKEQLEDQLNPLPAYDYFEFFSADQSLYPHLFSRAYINFKNPEDIVLFRDRFDGYVFIDNKGQEYPAVVEFAPFQKVSKKKLKKKDAKAGSIEEDPEYKKFLENYCGDEEKATANPETLLGEIEAKTRELIAKRTTPLLEYIKNKKLEKQRIREEKREERRRRELEKKRLREEEKRKRREEERRKRKEVEKQKKLAEKEIKIKLLKKPEKEDDVDTDRLKEKGDSGDTEKSKWGKSSLSGHMKMKHPDKDSKDKAHADSDREQREHGRRLREKDPDRQRGRDEERRRQRHHYEFDKFMRRKEETKWGKGYCQDRAKKDGHSSYSYCGDLGDKLGKDDRADDMGSRKERIRNKSVLVHQEKRTSHSEGRDVIGGALPVKDRPAMQLYQPGARSRTRVGSGGKSYDCSNVSPEDTGDRKYDLATGTGSEKSGDE, via the exons ATGAGGTCCGAGAAGGAGTTGCTGACCGGCGGCCGGGAGAGGAGGATCGTCGAAATACAGTTCAGGGACTTGCCGAGGGACCAGGACGGAATCCCGACCAACACGAAGCACAAGGAAGAGAAAAAAGAGGTCTTCACAAAG gtgGTTATTCGGCGCCTCCCTCCTAATCTGTCAAAGGAACAGCTTGAAGATCAACTGAATCCTTTACCTGCGTATGACTATTTTGAATTCTTTTCAGCTGATCAAAG CCTTTATCCACACCTTTTCTCCAGAGCTTACATTAATTTTAAGAACCCTGAAGACATTGTTCTCTTTAGAGACCGCTTTGATGGATACGTTTTCATTGATAACAAAG GTCAGGAATATCCTGCTGTCGTAGAATTTGCACCTTTTCAAAAAGTTTCAAAGAAGAagcttaaaaagaaagatgccAAAGCCGGCAGTATTGAAGAAG ATCCTGAATACAAAAAGTTTTTGGAAAATTATTGTGGCGATGAGGAGAAGGCCACAGCCAATCCCGAGACACTGCTGGGAGAAATCGAAGCAAAGACCAGAGAGCTCATAG CTAAAAGAACAACACCACTTCtggaatacataaaaaataagaaactagAAAAACAG AGAATCAGGGAggagaagagagaggagagacgTCGCAGAGAGCTGGAGAAGAAGCgcctgagggaggaggagaagagaaaGCGTAGGGAGGAAGAAAGACGTAAACGCAAGGAGGTCGAGAAGCAGAAGAAGCTGGCAGAGAAGGAAATTAAGATCAAG CTCCTAAAAAAGCCTGAGAAAGAGGATGATGTGGACACAGACAGGCTGAAGGAAAAGGGAGACAGTGGAGACACTGAGAAGAGCAAATGGGGTAAATCCTCTTTATCTGGACACATGAAAATGAAACACCCAGACAAAGATTCAAAAGACAA AGCGCATGCCGACAGCGACCGAGAGCAACGTGAGCACGGGAGGAGGCTGCGGGAGAAGGATCCTGACCGGCAGAGAGGCCGAGACGAGGAGCGCCGGAGGCAGAGGCACCACTACGAGTTCGACAAGTTCATGCGGCGCAAAGAGGAGACCAAGTGGGGCAAGGGATACTGTCAGGACCGAGCCAAGAAGGACGGGCACAGCAGCTACTCCTACTGCGGAGACCTGGGAGACAAACTGGGCAAGGACGACCGGGCTGACGACATGGGGTCCAGGAAGGAGCGCATACGCAACAAG TCTGTGTTAGTGCATCAAGAGAAAAGGACCTCCCACTCAGAGGGGCGTGACGTGATAGGAGGGGCTCTGCCAGTGAAG GACCGCCCCGCTATGCAACTGTACCAGCCCGGGGCCCGGAGTCGCACCCGAGTCGGATCTGGAGGCAAATCCTATGACTGCTCCAACGTCTCTCCAGAGGACACCGGGGACAGGAAGTACGATCTAGCAACAGGAACCGGATCGGAGAAGAGTGGGGACGAGTAG
- the upf3a gene encoding regulator of nonsense transcripts 3A isoform X2, protein MRSEKELLTGGRERRIVEIQFRDLPRDQDGIPTNTKHKEEKKEVFTKVVIRRLPPNLSKEQLEDQLNPLPAYDYFEFFSADQSLYPHLFSRAYINFKNPEDIVLFRDRFDGYVFIDNKGQEYPAVVEFAPFQKVSKKKLKKKDAKAGSIEEDPEYKKFLENYCGDEEKATANPETLLGEIEAKTRELIAKRTTPLLEYIKNKKLEKQRIREEKREERRRRELEKKRLREEEKRKRREEERRKRKEVEKQKKLAEKEIKIKLLKKPEKEDDVDTDRLKEKGDSGDTEKSKWGKSSLSGHMKMKHPDKDSKDKAHADSDREQREHGRRLREKDPDRQRGRDEERRRQRHHYEFDKFMRRKEETKWGKGYCQDRAKKDGHSSYSYCGDLGDKLGKDDRADDMGSRKERIRNKDRPAMQLYQPGARSRTRVGSGGKSYDCSNVSPEDTGDRKYDLATGTGSEKSGDE, encoded by the exons ATGAGGTCCGAGAAGGAGTTGCTGACCGGCGGCCGGGAGAGGAGGATCGTCGAAATACAGTTCAGGGACTTGCCGAGGGACCAGGACGGAATCCCGACCAACACGAAGCACAAGGAAGAGAAAAAAGAGGTCTTCACAAAG gtgGTTATTCGGCGCCTCCCTCCTAATCTGTCAAAGGAACAGCTTGAAGATCAACTGAATCCTTTACCTGCGTATGACTATTTTGAATTCTTTTCAGCTGATCAAAG CCTTTATCCACACCTTTTCTCCAGAGCTTACATTAATTTTAAGAACCCTGAAGACATTGTTCTCTTTAGAGACCGCTTTGATGGATACGTTTTCATTGATAACAAAG GTCAGGAATATCCTGCTGTCGTAGAATTTGCACCTTTTCAAAAAGTTTCAAAGAAGAagcttaaaaagaaagatgccAAAGCCGGCAGTATTGAAGAAG ATCCTGAATACAAAAAGTTTTTGGAAAATTATTGTGGCGATGAGGAGAAGGCCACAGCCAATCCCGAGACACTGCTGGGAGAAATCGAAGCAAAGACCAGAGAGCTCATAG CTAAAAGAACAACACCACTTCtggaatacataaaaaataagaaactagAAAAACAG AGAATCAGGGAggagaagagagaggagagacgTCGCAGAGAGCTGGAGAAGAAGCgcctgagggaggaggagaagagaaaGCGTAGGGAGGAAGAAAGACGTAAACGCAAGGAGGTCGAGAAGCAGAAGAAGCTGGCAGAGAAGGAAATTAAGATCAAG CTCCTAAAAAAGCCTGAGAAAGAGGATGATGTGGACACAGACAGGCTGAAGGAAAAGGGAGACAGTGGAGACACTGAGAAGAGCAAATGGGGTAAATCCTCTTTATCTGGACACATGAAAATGAAACACCCAGACAAAGATTCAAAAGACAA AGCGCATGCCGACAGCGACCGAGAGCAACGTGAGCACGGGAGGAGGCTGCGGGAGAAGGATCCTGACCGGCAGAGAGGCCGAGACGAGGAGCGCCGGAGGCAGAGGCACCACTACGAGTTCGACAAGTTCATGCGGCGCAAAGAGGAGACCAAGTGGGGCAAGGGATACTGTCAGGACCGAGCCAAGAAGGACGGGCACAGCAGCTACTCCTACTGCGGAGACCTGGGAGACAAACTGGGCAAGGACGACCGGGCTGACGACATGGGGTCCAGGAAGGAGCGCATACGCAACAAG GACCGCCCCGCTATGCAACTGTACCAGCCCGGGGCCCGGAGTCGCACCCGAGTCGGATCTGGAGGCAAATCCTATGACTGCTCCAACGTCTCTCCAGAGGACACCGGGGACAGGAAGTACGATCTAGCAACAGGAACCGGATCGGAGAAGAGTGGGGACGAGTAG